In Castanea sativa cultivar Marrone di Chiusa Pesio chromosome 6, ASM4071231v1, a single window of DNA contains:
- the LOC142639421 gene encoding uncharacterized protein LOC142639421, which translates to MEVRKTKLHLLNMDPLLKQILMKLTCKGISGLTMQMEDLLRMCNEGPWAVDGALLILEKWKPNLVFNKLHLNFISIWVPFHDLPLEYQYPEMAKILSQIMGALEKVDKEDRFPRNIRFLRAKVRIDPWMPMFFGFKLRLDDGTRTWIQCRYERVHKLYTRCGMIGHTRGQ; encoded by the coding sequence ATGGAAGTGAGGAAGACAAAGCTCCATTTGCTCAACATGGACCCATTATTGAAGCAGATCCTGAtgaaattaacatgcaaagggATTTCTGGTCTCACTATGCAAATGGAAGACCTCTTGCGTATGTGCAATGAAGGTCCATGGGCAGTTGATGGAGCACTTCTGATTTTGGAGAAATGGAAACCAAATCTGGTATTTAATAAGTTACACCTTAACTTTATATCTATTTGGGTTCCATTTCATGATCTTCCTCTTGAGTACCAATACCCTGAGATGGCAAAAATATTGAGTCAAATAATGGGGGCTTTGGAAAAAGTTGATAAGGAAGATCGATTTCCAAGAAACATTAGGTTCTTACGAGCCAAGGTTCGAATCGACCCTTGGATGCCAATGTTCTTTGGCTTTAAGTTGCGACTCGATGATGGTACAAGGACTTGGATACAATGTAGATATGAGAGAGTACACAAGCTCTATACAAGGTGCGGGATGATTGGCCACACTAGAGGGCAATGA